Proteins encoded together in one Kutzneria kofuensis window:
- a CDS encoding glycoside hydrolase family 3 protein has translation MARSRRWWGSVGLAAAMVLIATTAAAAAPAVDRFRDPGLPLSVRLDDLISRLTLDEKISLLHQYEVPIPRLGIGFFKTGTEALHGVAWTTDFYHGGAVVTAKGTVFPQAVGLGSTWDPALIKQVGNAVGQEARGYNAENPTLWDLNLWAPVTNLLRDPRWGRNEEGYSEDPYLTGAISSAYGKGIEGDDPRYLQAAPTLKHYLAYNNETNRVTSNSAVPPKILHDYDEQAFKPALTANAATGVMPSYNLVNGRPNTVSPDLGSTVRSWSTNDLAIVSDAGAPSNLVWPELYYATKPAAVAAAIKAGLDSFTDNDNNPGIITDAVKAAVDQNLLTVADIERADRHLLSLRFRLGEFDPPSAGNPYARITPAVINSPAHQALARKAADEQVVLLRNDNGALPLTADPAKKVAVVGPLADTLYTDWYGGSLPYQVTPVQGIMDRLGAGANVSSTEGVDRIALKDNATGRYLTAPTADGALTEGPTTAGGNESMDVFDWGAGKLTLRTVANGKYLSLGPNRSLVNNAAQPNGWFVQQQLKLDQQPDGGYVLEYAGNDAGGGNRYAVVGADGAVALTAATPAAATNFTKQVITSGVADAVNAVTGADTAVVVVGSMPFINGREDNDRTSTELAPAQLALVQAVQKANPHTVVVVENSYPTTGWDKQTAPGVLWTSHAGEETGHALADVLFGDVNPAGRLPQTWYASDAQLPSIQNYDIAKSGMTYLYHQGPVLFPFGYGLSYTTFRYDNLHVSRQGSATRVTVDVTNTGPRAGDEVVQLYTHEQQSRVQQPIRQLRGFQRVSVAAGQTKNVAFTVQGGDLAFWDVTRSKSVVEAGAYDFQVGSSSQDIRQQASIAVPGETIPPRDLSRTTLAQNFDDYQGTTLTDQSKASGTSVAATAGAWLAYKDVQLTGGGTLTASVSNPNAAPAHITVKLDTGQVLGTVTVPSTGDKYKYVSVAAGLAKVAGRHDVYLSFDGLANLYSFRITR, from the coding sequence TTGGCGCGTTCACGTCGATGGTGGGGAAGCGTCGGCCTTGCCGCGGCCATGGTGCTGATCGCCACGACGGCGGCCGCCGCGGCGCCGGCGGTCGACCGGTTCCGCGATCCCGGCCTTCCGCTGTCCGTACGGCTCGACGACCTGATCTCCCGGCTTACCCTGGACGAGAAGATCTCGCTGCTGCACCAGTACGAGGTGCCGATCCCGCGGCTGGGCATCGGGTTCTTCAAGACCGGCACGGAGGCGCTGCACGGCGTCGCCTGGACCACCGACTTCTACCACGGCGGCGCGGTCGTCACGGCCAAGGGCACCGTCTTCCCCCAGGCTGTCGGGCTCGGCAGCACCTGGGACCCGGCGCTGATCAAACAAGTCGGCAACGCGGTGGGTCAAGAGGCGCGTGGCTACAACGCCGAGAACCCCACCCTGTGGGACCTCAACCTGTGGGCGCCGGTGACCAACCTGCTGCGCGACCCGCGTTGGGGCCGCAATGAGGAGGGCTACTCCGAGGACCCGTACCTGACCGGGGCCATCTCCTCCGCGTACGGCAAGGGCATCGAGGGCGACGACCCGCGCTACCTGCAAGCAGCGCCAACGCTCAAGCACTACCTCGCGTACAACAACGAGACCAACCGCGTCACGAGCAACTCCGCGGTGCCACCGAAGATTCTGCACGACTACGACGAGCAGGCGTTCAAGCCGGCGTTGACCGCGAACGCGGCCACCGGCGTGATGCCGTCCTACAACCTGGTCAACGGCCGGCCGAACACGGTGAGCCCCGATCTCGGCAGCACGGTGCGCAGCTGGAGCACCAACGATCTCGCGATCGTCAGCGATGCGGGCGCGCCGAGCAACCTGGTCTGGCCCGAGCTGTACTACGCCACCAAGCCGGCGGCGGTGGCCGCGGCGATCAAGGCAGGGCTGGACAGCTTCACCGACAACGACAACAACCCCGGCATCATCACCGACGCCGTCAAGGCCGCGGTGGACCAGAACCTGTTGACGGTGGCCGACATCGAGCGTGCCGATCGGCACCTGCTCTCGCTGCGGTTCCGGTTGGGCGAGTTCGACCCGCCCAGCGCCGGCAACCCGTACGCCAGGATCACCCCGGCCGTCATCAACTCGCCGGCGCACCAGGCGCTGGCCCGCAAGGCCGCCGACGAACAGGTCGTGCTGCTGCGTAACGACAACGGCGCGCTGCCGTTGACGGCCGATCCGGCCAAGAAGGTCGCAGTGGTTGGTCCGCTCGCCGACACGCTCTACACCGACTGGTACGGCGGCAGCCTGCCGTACCAGGTGACGCCCGTGCAGGGCATCATGGACCGGCTCGGGGCAGGCGCGAACGTGTCGTCCACCGAGGGGGTGGACCGGATTGCCCTGAAGGACAACGCGACGGGCAGGTATCTCACCGCGCCCACCGCTGACGGCGCGTTGACCGAGGGACCGACGACGGCCGGCGGCAACGAGTCGATGGACGTGTTCGACTGGGGCGCCGGCAAGCTGACGCTGCGCACGGTGGCCAACGGCAAGTACCTTTCGCTGGGCCCCAACCGCAGCCTGGTCAACAACGCCGCCCAGCCCAACGGGTGGTTCGTGCAGCAGCAGCTGAAACTGGACCAGCAGCCGGACGGCGGCTACGTGCTGGAGTACGCCGGCAACGACGCCGGCGGGGGCAACAGATACGCGGTCGTCGGAGCGGATGGGGCCGTCGCCCTGACCGCGGCCACCCCGGCGGCCGCCACCAACTTCACCAAGCAGGTGATCACCAGCGGCGTGGCCGACGCGGTCAACGCGGTGACCGGGGCGGACACCGCGGTTGTGGTGGTCGGCAGCATGCCCTTCATCAACGGCCGCGAGGACAACGACCGCACGAGCACCGAGCTCGCTCCGGCACAGCTGGCCCTGGTGCAGGCGGTGCAGAAGGCCAACCCACACACGGTTGTCGTGGTGGAGAACAGCTATCCCACGACGGGTTGGGACAAGCAGACCGCGCCCGGCGTCCTGTGGACCAGCCACGCCGGCGAGGAGACCGGGCACGCGCTGGCCGACGTGCTGTTCGGCGACGTCAATCCGGCCGGCCGGTTGCCCCAGACGTGGTACGCCTCGGACGCGCAGCTGCCGAGCATCCAGAACTACGACATCGCCAAGAGCGGCATGACGTACCTGTACCACCAGGGGCCGGTGCTGTTCCCGTTCGGTTACGGCCTGAGCTACACCACGTTCCGGTACGACAACCTGCACGTGAGCCGGCAGGGCTCCGCGACCCGGGTCACCGTGGACGTCACGAACACGGGACCGCGGGCCGGTGACGAGGTTGTGCAGCTGTACACGCACGAGCAGCAGTCCCGGGTCCAGCAGCCAATCCGGCAGTTGCGCGGCTTCCAGCGGGTCAGTGTCGCGGCGGGCCAGACCAAGAACGTCGCATTCACGGTGCAGGGCGGCGACCTCGCGTTCTGGGACGTGACGCGGAGCAAGTCCGTCGTCGAGGCCGGCGCCTACGATTTCCAGGTGGGCAGCTCATCGCAGGACATCCGACAGCAGGCGTCGATCGCCGTGCCCGGCGAGACCATTCCGCCACGCGACCTGTCGCGGACCACCCTCGCCCAGAACTTCGACGACTACCAGGGCACGACGCTGACCGACCAGAGCAAGGCCAGCGGCACCTCGGTGGCCGCCACGGCGGGGGCGTGGCTGGCGTACAAGGACGTTCAGCTCACGGGCGGCGGCACCCTCACCGCATCGGTGTCCAATCCGAACGCCGCACCCGCACATATCACCGTAAAGCTGGACACCGGGCAGGTGCTGGGCACGGTGACCGTCCCCAGCACTGGGGACAAGTACAAGTACGTCAGCGTCGCGGCCGGGCTGGCCAAGGTCGCCGGTCGGCACGATGTGTACCTGTCCTTCGACGGCCTGGCCAATCTGTACTCGTTCCGGATCACCCGTTAG
- a CDS encoding transposase, with product MDPAALDRADVRSAPGRHERSGEGAARPPAFDEEIYKQRDTMEQAFNRLKQWRGIATRYDKYALTSSAASYSPQQS from the coding sequence ATGGATCCGGCCGCGCTCGACCGCGCCGATGTCCGGTCGGCTCCCGGTCGGCACGAGCGTTCCGGCGAAGGCGCGGCCCGCCCACCAGCGTTCGACGAGGAGATCTACAAGCAGCGCGACACCATGGAACAGGCATTCAACCGCCTGAAGCAGTGGCGCGGCATCGCCACCCGCTACGACAAGTACGCCCTGACTTCCTCGGCGGCGTCCTACTCTCCGCAACAATCATGA